One Rouxiella sp. S1S-2 genomic window, GCATCAGTCGCAATACGCTGCGTACACATTTGGGTCATCTCGGGCTAATCAAACCCCGCCGCAGCCTGGCCGTTAGCGGCATCCGTGGAGGAACACCGCTAACGTCGAACGAGCGTGAACTGCGCATCGGCTATCAAAAATTTGGCAATCTCGGCATCCTCAAAGCCCGGCAACTGCTGGAATCTGATTTTTCCAACCGTGGTATCAGCGTTTTATGGAGTGAGTTCCCCGCCGGACCGCAGCTGTTACATGCACTGAGCAACGGTGAAATTGACTTTGGCACCACCGGCGAGGTGCCGCCGTTATTTGCACAGGCTAATGACAATCGTATGCTGTACGTTGCCTGGGAGCCGCCTGCCCCTCAAAGCGTGGCGCTGGTGGTGGCTAATGAAAGCCCGATAGAGACGATCGGCGATCTGCGCGGCAAGCGTATTGCAGTGAATAAAGGCTCGAATGTGCACTACCTGCTAGTGCAAATTCTAGATGAAGCCGGTCTTACACTCGATGACGTGCGAGTGGTCTATTCTCCGCCTAAATACCCGTTAACTCCCAGCGATCACCACGCGGTGGATGCATGGATGATGTGGGATCCGCTGCTCAGCGACGCAGAGCGCGGCGGCCAGCTGCGAGTGATAGCCAATGGCAGCGGTCGGGTTAATAATCATCAGTTTTATCTGGCACACCGCGACTTTGCAGCGCACTCCGCCGATCTGCTACATCATCTGATGGGCGCGCTGGAAAAAACAGGCCGCTATATAGATAACAATCGTGTTGAGGCCGCCACGCTGCTCTCCGCCGAGCTGGGAATGGCGACTGATTCGCTCACTCACGCGTTCGCGCGGCGCAGCCATCAGGCACAAAGAATGGATTTGGGGATTATTCGAGACCAGCAGGCTATAGCCGACAGATTTTACGCACTGGGACTGATCCCGAGGGCGATTAAAGTGCGCGATGCGGTGTGGACCGAGTAGTCCCGCGTCATATACCCCACTTTTATCTAACTTATGCCGTTAATCTATTAAGCCCTTATTACAAATTTTGCTATGTTTTCCGAACTACCAACCTTTTAGCTATATCTATTCCAGGGAAATAAAAATGAAAAAGTTAGTCCTCAACACGATAGCGGCCGCCGTTTTACTCGCCACCGTGCAGGCGGCGCAGGCCGAAACGACGCCGAAAGAGGTGAATATCGGCTACCAGAAAGCCAACATTTTCGCGCTGTTAAAATATCGCGGTACGCTGGATGCCGACTTTAAAAAACAGGGAATTGACGTGCACTGGGTCGAGTTTACCGCGGGTCCGCAGATGCTTGAAGGACTCAACGTCGGCAGTATCGACCTCGCGGCCACCGGCGATGCGCCACCGGTTATTGCCCAGGCGGCCAAGGCTGACCTGGTTTATCTGGCCCACTCCCCGGCGAGTCCGAAAACCGAAGCCATTGTGGTGCCGGAAAACTCGGCCATTAAGACCGTGGCCGACCTAAAAGGTAAACGCGTGGCGCTCAACAAAGGATCCGACGTTAACTACCTGCTGGTGGCCGCACTTGAAAATGCGGGCCTGACTTACAAAGACATCAAGCCGGTCTATTTGGCCCCAAGCGACGCCCGGGCCGCCTTCCAGCGAGGTGCTATCGACGCGTGGGTTATCTGGGATCCGTTCCTGGCCGAAGTTGAAACCAACGCTAAGGCCCGTGAGCTGAAAAACGCTGAGGGATTAGTGCCGCACTACACCTTCTTCCTGGCGAGTAGAAAATTTGCCGAAGGCTATCCGCAGACTGCCGAGAAGCTGATTGATGAGCTGAAAAGCACCAGCGACTGGGCCAACACGCATGCCGATGCAACTGCCGATATTTTATCTAAATCAACCGGTCTGGATAAGAGCATTTGGGCAAAAGCGCTGGCGAGAATGCCGTTTGGCGCCGAGCGTATGACGCCACAAGTGTTTAAAGAGCAGCAGGTACTTGCGGATAAATTCAAAAACGTCGGCCTGTTGCCGGTGGCGGTTAACGTCAACAGCGCCACTTGGTCTCTGGACAAGCACTGATCTTCTTCGCGAGCTCGGCCCACGGCGTTCAACGTAACGTGCGGAGCATTGGGTAATCATTGCCCGCACGTTGTCAGACGATCACATAACGTCTTGTTCATCCGCTTATCGTTAACTGAAATTAGCCTTGTACCATCCAGGGGCAGTTAATACTTTTTCGTCCGGAAGAAGCTTGGTTAAACGTTCTTCACGAACAACAGTATCTATTCTGTAATTGTCCTTGGCAGCGCTTATTGTATTGTGATCTTGATAGGTAATACGCTTGGTTCTGGTAGCCCCTAGGTATTTAGCCACCCAAGCATCATGTGAGAGAATCAGAGGGTCTGTTAAACTGACCATTCCTCTGTCACCAAAC contains:
- a CDS encoding sigma-54-dependent Fis family transcriptional regulator, translated to MQSHGPTLIDPASIAFQTVLDRLAPTDATVLIVGETGTGKEVVARYLHHHSPRRQQPFLAVNCGALTESLAESELFGHEKGAFTGARDRHQGWFEAAEGGTLLLDEIGELSLPLQVKLLRVLQEREVTRVGSRRAVKVNVRVIAATHVDLAQAIRERRFREDLYYRLNVAAVTLPPLRQRREDIPLLAEHFLRLYARRLGRPQLQLSDETLLTLMEYPWPGNIRELENTLHNAVLLSKEPVITPRQLRLGPLAADSLPFSEEALDEFMRQQLQKGDDQVYQRVIDSLVRNAFELSGNNQLQTASLLGISRNTLRTHLGHLGLIKPRRSLAVSGIRGGTPLTSNERELRIGYQKFGNLGILKARQLLESDFSNRGISVLWSEFPAGPQLLHALSNGEIDFGTTGEVPPLFAQANDNRMLYVAWEPPAPQSVALVVANESPIETIGDLRGKRIAVNKGSNVHYLLVQILDEAGLTLDDVRVVYSPPKYPLTPSDHHAVDAWMMWDPLLSDAERGGQLRVIANGSGRVNNHQFYLAHRDFAAHSADLLHHLMGALEKTGRYIDNNRVEAATLLSAELGMATDSLTHAFARRSHQAQRMDLGIIRDQQAIADRFYALGLIPRAIKVRDAVWTE
- a CDS encoding sulfonate ABC transporter substrate-binding protein, with the translated sequence MKKLVLNTIAAAVLLATVQAAQAETTPKEVNIGYQKANIFALLKYRGTLDADFKKQGIDVHWVEFTAGPQMLEGLNVGSIDLAATGDAPPVIAQAAKADLVYLAHSPASPKTEAIVVPENSAIKTVADLKGKRVALNKGSDVNYLLVAALENAGLTYKDIKPVYLAPSDARAAFQRGAIDAWVIWDPFLAEVETNAKARELKNAEGLVPHYTFFLASRKFAEGYPQTAEKLIDELKSTSDWANTHADATADILSKSTGLDKSIWAKALARMPFGAERMTPQVFKEQQVLADKFKNVGLLPVAVNVNSATWSLDKH